A stretch of the Xiphias gladius isolate SHS-SW01 ecotype Sanya breed wild chromosome 21, ASM1685928v1, whole genome shotgun sequence genome encodes the following:
- the LOC120807525 gene encoding RNA-binding protein 15-like — MKGKERSPVKKRSRVPDDSRDRGGSHPSGKKTGALSTFGSNNGNGSAPSGASSRRSLHSEKRDMRDSDGHNSSSRTGSGYDYGVISGNKPHVGADITAETSRSGSRSDPRPPSNPESEYKTLKISELGSQLNDEEIEDGLFHEFKKFGDVSVKISRENDERVAFVNFRRPDDARAAKHARGKLVLYDRPLKIETVYMNRRRSRSPVSKDSFPSGHRHLHSQRSLSPTGLGYRDFRLQQLALGRLPPPPPPPPHIRDLERERDFSIYEARNRPPFIPECAVFREEDLTSPEDDQRANRTLFLGNLDVSVTESDLRRAFDRFGLITEVDIKRAVRGQTNTYGFIKFENLDMAHRAKVAMSGKVVGHNPIKIGYGKPTPTTRLWVGGLGPWVPLAALAKEFDRFGTIRTIDYRKGEVWAYIQYESLDAAQAACTHMRGFPLGGPDRRLRVDFADTEHRYQQQQFMQLPLPLPHYDLVPEPFVHRLTDSLRVRERSPALPARFRDRDLYSTAEWSGLGVHDRIRGAGFDPIDRLERRSRETWSVEHERELQSRDLSRKRRHLDDGWRLDRSPDSSDYSLRRHGSSLERSPGGSSRDGGRYSDPERLPRSGRPSPVRERQNSQDTGVGDKRRRTLSPTEPGSILDKDRKRKASDSSKSPARKEDRREHPSSSSSNYATSKSNQQSKGAAGGQKLSQAWQGVLLLKNSSFPTSLHLLEGDMVVATSLLVDGSTGGQVSQLKISQRLRLDQPKLDEVSRRIKAAGSSGYSILLAVPGKDGGVQDASSSTERPLKNLVSYLTQKEAAGIISLPVGGGRDKDHGGVLHAFPPCEFSQQFLDASAKAFAKSEDDYMVMVIIRGAS, encoded by the coding sequence ATGAAGGGGAAAGAGCGATCGCCGGTGAAGAAACGCTCCCGGGTTCCAGATGATAGCAGAGACCGAGGAGGGAGCCACCCGAGCGGCAAGAAGACCGGAGCCCTGTCGACGTTTGGCAGCAACAACGGCAACGGCTCCGCACCCAGCGGCGCCTCTTCCAGGAGAAGTTTACACAGCGAGAAAAGAGACATGAGGGACTCAGACGGACATAACTCATCCAGTCGGACCGGTAGCGGATACGACTACGGAGTTATTTCGGGGAACAAGCCTCACGTTGGCGCTGACATCACGGCGGAAACATCCAGGTCCGGCTCACGCAGCGACCCGCGGCCTCCGTCCAACCCTGAGAGTGAGTACAAGACTCTCAAAATAAGCGAGCTGGGCTCCCAGCTGAACGACGAGGAGATAGAGGACGGGCTCTTTCACGAGTTTAAGAAGTTTGGGGACGTGAGCGTTAAAATTAGTCGAGAAAACGACGAGAGGGTGGCGTTTGTGAACTTCAGGAGGCCCGATGACGCTCGGGCGGCCAAACACGCCCGCGGCAAGCTGGTGCTGTACGACCGGCCTCTGAAAATAGAGACAGTCTACATGAACAGACGCAGAAGCCGCTCCCCTGTTTCAAAAGACAGTTTCCCCTCAGGACACAGGCATCTTCACTCTCAGAGATCTCTGTCCCCCACTGGTTTGGGGTACAGAGACTTCCGGTTACAGCAGCTGGCTCTGGGCcgtctccctccccctcctcctccgccaCCTCACATAAGAGAtctagaaagagagagagacttttcTATATATGAAGCCAGAAATAGACCACCGTTCATCCCTGAATGTGCTGTTTTCCGTGAGGAGGACCTGACAAGCCCCGAAGATGACCAGAGGGCAAACAGGACTTTGTTTCTGGGCAATCTGGACGTCAGTGTGACAGAGAGTGACCTGAGGAGGGCGTTTGACAGGTTTGGGCTGATAACAGAGGTGGACATAAAGCGGGCAGTGAGAGGCCAGACCAACACCTATGGATTCATCAAGTTTGAGAATCTTGACATGGCTCATCGTGCCAAAGTAGCGATGTCAGGCAAAGTGGTGGGCCACAACCCGATTAAAATCGGCTATGGTAAACCTACACCCACGACGAGGCTGTGGGTGGGTGGGCTTGGACCCTGGGTTCCACTTGCTGCACTGGCCAAGGAGTTTGACCGCTTTGGCACCATCAGGACTATAGACTACAGGAAAGGTGAGGTGTGGGCTTATATCCAGTATGAAAGCCTGGACGCTGCTCAGGCTGCATGTACTCACATGAGAGGCTTCCCTCTCGGTGGCCCTGACAGGAGACTCAGGGTGGACTTTGCGGACACAGAGCACCGCTACCAGCAGCAACAGTTCATGCAGCTCCCCCTCCCCCTGCCGCATTACGACTTAGTCCCTGAGCCCTTTGTCCACCGTCTTACTGACTCattgagagtgagagagaggtcCCCTGCACTTCCTGCTCGCTTCAGAGACAGGGATCTCTACTCCACTGCTGAATGGTCTGGCCTTGGTGTCCACGACAGGATTCGAGGAGCAGGTTTTGATCCCATAGATCGTCTAGAGAGGCGTTCACGTGAGACCTGGTCAGTAGAGCATGAACGGGAGCTGCAAAGCAGAGATCTAAGCCGCAAAAGGAGACATTTGGATGATGGCTGGCGGCTGGATCGTTCACCTGACAGCAGTGACTATAGTCTGCGCCGGCATGGCAGCTCACTAGAGCGGAGCCCTGGTGGGAGCAGCCGAGATGGGGGACGCTACAGTGACCCTGAACGCCTGCCTCGCTCTGGCAGGCCCTCCCCTGTCAGAGAGCGGCAAAACAGCCAGGACACTGGCGTTGGAGACAAGAGAAGGAGAACACTTAGCCCAACTGAGCCAGGCTCAATCTTAGATAAGGACCGCAAACGCAAAGCCAGTGACTCATCTAAGAGCCCAGCGAGGAAGGAGGATCGCCGAGAAcatccttcctcctcctcttcaaacTATGCTACCTCCAAGTCCAACCAGCAGTCTAAAGGGGCGGCTGGAGGACAGAAGCTGAGTCAGGCCTGGCAGGGTGTCCTCCTTCTGAAGAATAGCAGCTTTCCCACATCACTGCACCTGCTGGAGGGGGACATGGTAGTGGCTACCAGTCTTCTGGTGGACGGCTCCACCGGGGGTCAAGTGTCCCAGCTGAAGATCAGCCAGCGCCTCCGCCTGGACCAGCCCAAACTGGATGAAGTCTCTCGTCGCATCAAGGCCGCTGGCTCCAGCGGATACTCCATTCTGCTGGCTGTGCCTGGAAAGGACGGAGGGGTCCAGGACGCCAGCAGCTCCACCGAGAGACCACTGAAGAACCTGGTATCCTACCTGACGCAGAAGGAGGCGGCCGGCATCATCAGCCTCCCTGTGGGGGGCGGCCGTGACAAGGACCACGGAGGAGTCCTTCACGCTTTCCCCCCATGTGAGTTCTCACAGCAGTTCTTGGATGCCTCTGCCAAAGCCTTTGCCAAATCAGAGGACGACTACATGGTGATGGTCATTATCAGAGGAGCATCAtga